In Phaseolus vulgaris cultivar G19833 chromosome 7, P. vulgaris v2.0, whole genome shotgun sequence, the genomic stretch TTTGAACAAAATGGAGAATATTTGTGTGTCTTCTTACTTGTTTTATTTTACTTTGAATAGCATACAAGGTGgaaaattattctttaatttattttacaatgTACTATATTAATACTTGCATCCAATAATGTTTTTAACAATGCAGAACATTAACGAAGTGGAGAATATTAGCCTTGATGAAATATCCTTGTTTGAAGAATGTGAGACTTCCAACACAGTTAATTGCAAAGGAattaataatgatgatgatttGGTTACTATAGTGGGCATGTGTTTTGATagtgttaaaaaaatttatcgaCAATATGCCATTTCAAAGGGTTTTGGCATCAGAACACGAAGTTCTAAGAAAAGACCGGACAAAGAGCTAAGGTACTTCATGTTGGTGTGTGCAAGAGCCGGAAAATATGTCTCGCCTATTCCGACGAAAGTTAATACCCAACCAACTCAAAGAATTGAATGTCCAGCTCGAATAACTGTTgggataaaaaatgaaaagtggTATATTATGTCTGTGCACGAAGAACATTCACATGACCTTAGTACAACAAAGTCACGGTTGTTTTGGGGTAATAGAAGAATCAATTTACACACAAAGAGGGTGTTTGATATGAATAACGATGTTGGGGTACGAATTAATAAGAGTTTTCTGTCGTTTGTTTCGGCAACTAGTGGTTATGATAATCTAGAATTTGTTGAACGAGATGTGCGAAACTATGTCGGAAACAAAGGAGGGCTTTGGGAAAGGAAGGAGATGGGAAAGCACTGTTAACTCATTTCTCTCATATGAGGGAGCTTAATCAACACTTTTTCTTTGACATTGATTTCGACATTGATAACCGCATCCGTCACATTTTTTGGGCCGATGCACGAAGTCGGGCAACGTGGGAAAGCTTTGGGGATGTTCTATGTTTTTTATACTACATATTTGACTAATAAATATGACATGACATTTGCACCATTTGTGGGTGTTAATCATC encodes the following:
- the LOC137829256 gene encoding protein FAR1-RELATED SEQUENCE 4-like; translated protein: MQNINEVENISLDEISLFEECETSNTVNCKGINNDDDLVTIVGMCFDSVKKIYRQYAISKGFGIRTRSSKKRPDKELRYFMLVCARAGKYVSPIPTKVNTQPTQRIECPARITVGIKNEKWYIMSVHEEHSHDLSTTKSRLFWGNRRINLHTKRVFDMNNDVGVRINKSFLSFVSATSGYDNLEFVERDVRNYVGNKGGLWERKEMGKHC